One segment of Belonocnema kinseyi isolate 2016_QV_RU_SX_M_011 chromosome 7, B_treatae_v1, whole genome shotgun sequence DNA contains the following:
- the LOC117176774 gene encoding S1 RNA-binding domain-containing protein 1, whose translation MGKGEKRRGKKRTKAEADEVQGPSTDDNYESVETKDDANLSVRGLPCVEWTDSQYVSEVANISHYRAENIIELFKADNTIPFIARYRKNVTGGLEPEQLRIIKECFERAKSIRHRANTILTMIDKLGKWSPDVYAIVKSTKSLNDLEHIYAMFKAPLKRALSERARELGLGAVTEAILEGQKIDDLSSYIDQKREGLKTVKEIKDGIIHIIADVISKHKTMFEKIRELRKTTIIQIETSQGKGAKEDNVKTEKAVKIEKKVKVEKKNNDASKFEIYYDFKSNEKNIKPHQILAINRGESQKCLVVKIIIPDFFERALKNHVLTLYQQAIRTSQTHSSLIQEAFDYAYKKSIKPAIVRRFRNEMNETAETASIDVFSTNLKQLILTPPFRGKPVLGIDPGFYHGCKLAVVSENGDVLETNTIYPHSRPGSFKESVSSLASMVKTYNCTSIALGNGTACRETEVFLANMIKANTFAPLNVSYTIINEAGASIYSCSDEAKKEFPNLDPNLISAASIARRLQDPMAELVKVEPKHLGVGMYQHDLPEKRLDQTLNEVVTDAVSFVGVDVNTTSHCLLKKIAGLNVTKAKSMIEWRKKNGPFTNREQFLEVKGIGNKTYEQCAGFIRILPETALVPGIKSKSKKPLNYLDQTWIHPEAYKIAADFLKLAKCHIEDLGTESFIRAVNAYGNQGFSTIAKQLKTNEETAKIIVTGLAASKGYDIRLKGDKPLFRSSLTGIDDLTPGVTLRGVVRNVTHFGAFADVGVCRDGLIPTRFMKGQSLSIGQAIEVKVLRVEKEKNQFSIELVKTL comes from the exons atgggAAAAGGTGAAAAAAGAAGAGGCAAGAAGCGAACAAAAGCTGAAGCCGACGAGGTCCAG GGACCAAGTACCGATGATAATTATGAATCAGTCGAGACAAAGGATGATGCTAATCTATCCGTGCGCGGATTACCATGCGTGGAATGGACCGATTCTCAATATGTCAGTGAAGTCGCCAATATCAGTCACTACCGAGCAGAGAATATTATTGAACTCTTCAAAGCCGACAACACCATTCCGTTCATAGCCAGGTACAGAAAAAATGTTACCGGCGGTTTGGAACCAGAACAATTGAGAATCATTAAAGAATGTTTCGAGCGTGCCAAATCGATCAGACACCGAGCAAACACCATCCTCACAATGATCGACAAGCTGGGAAAATGGAGTCCAGATGTTTACGCGATAGTCAAATCCACAAAATCCCTCAACGATCTGGAACACATTTATGCAATGTTCAAAGCTCCTCTGAAACGCGCTCTTTCCGAAAGAGCGCGCGAACTAGGCCTCGGAGCTGTAACTGAAGCTATACTCGAGGGCCAAAAGATCGACGATTTGTCGTCATATATCGACCAAAAACGAGAGGGATTGAAAACTGTTAAAGAAATTAAGGACGGAATTATTCACATAATAGCAGACGTTATCAGCAAACACAAGACCATGTTCGAAAAGATCCGTGAGTTGCGCAAGACTACAATAATTCAGATTGAAACCTCTCAGGGTAAAGGGGCAAAAGAAGATAATGTGAAGACGGAGAAAGCTGTGAAAATTGAGAAGAAAGTGAAAGTGGAGAAGAAGAACAATGATGCCAGCAAATTCGAGATCTACTACGATTTCAAATCGAACGAAAAGAACATCAAACCGCATCAGATTCTGGCAATCAATCGAGGAGAGTCGCAGAAATGTCTCGTGGTGAAAATCATCATTCCTGATTTTTTCGAGAGAGCCTTGAAGAATCATGTACTGACTCTTTATCAACAGGCGATCAGGACATCCCAAACTCATTCAAGTCTGATTCAAGAGGCATTTGATTACGCCTACAAGAAAAGCATCAAACCAGCTATAGTTCGTCGATTCAGGAACGAGATGAACGAGACGGCGGAAACTGCATCGATAGATGTCTTCTCAACGAATCTGAAACAACTGATTCTCACGCCTCCCTTTCGAGGAAAACCTGTGCTAGGGATCGATCCTGGATTTTACCATGGTTGTAAACTTGCTGTAGTGTCGGAAAATGGCGATGTTTTGGAAACAAATACAATATATCCACATTCTAGGCCGGGATCGTTTAAAGAGTCCGTGAGCAGTCTGGCGTCGATGGTGAAGACCTATAATTGCACCTCGATTGCTTTGGGTAATGGAACTGCTTGCAGAGAAACTGAAGTCTTCCTGGCTAATATGATCAAGGCTAACACTTTTGCCCCGTTGAATGTTTCGTATACGATCATCAATGAGGCGGGAGCCTCGATTTACAGTTGCAGCGACGAAGCGAAGAAAGAGTTTCCCAATCTGGATCCAAATCTGATTTCGGCGGCTTCGATTGCTAGGAGACTTCAAGATCCAATGGCTGAGTTGGTCAAGGTGGAGCCGAAACATTTGGGCGTGGGAATGTACCAGCATGATTTGCCTGAAAAGCGATTGGACCAGACTTTGAACGAG GTGGTGACCGATGCAGTAAGTTTCGTCGGAGTCGATGTGAATACAACCTCTCACTGTCTCCTGAAAAAAATCGCTGGCCTGAATGTAACCAAAGCGAAAAGCATGATTGAATGGAGAAAGAAAAATGGACCTTTCACAAATCGAGAACAATTCCTCGAAGTAAAAGGTATCGGGAATAAAACCTACGAACAGTGCGCTGGTTTTATACGAATTTTGCCCGAGACTGCTTTAGTTCCTGGAATTAagtcaaaatccaaaaaaccgcTGAATTATCTCGATCAAACTTGGATCCATCCTGAGGCCTACAAAATCGCGGCCGATTTCCTAAAATTGGCCAAATGTCATATCGAGGATTTGGGAACGGAGTCTTTTATTAGGGCGGTTAATGCTTATGGAAATCAGGGATTCTCCACTATAGCCAAGCAGTTGAAAACGAACGAAGAAACGGCAAAAATAATCGTGACTGGCTTAGCGGCGAGTAAAGGATACGATATCAGATTGAAGGGAGACAAGCCTCTCTTTAGAAGCAGTTTAACCGGAATCGATGACCTAACTCCTGGTGTGACTTTGAGAGGAGTTGTGAGAAATGTAACCCACTTTGGAGCTTTTGCAGACGTTGGAGTTTGCAGGGATGGCTTGATACCAACTCGGTTTATGAAGGGTCAGAGTTTAAGCATTGGTCAAGCGATTGAAGTGAAAGTTCTTAGGgttgaaaaagagaaaaaccaATTTAGTATCGAGTTAGTTAAAACTCTTTGA